The Niallia alba genome includes a window with the following:
- a CDS encoding hydantoinase B/oxoprolinase family protein translates to MMLDTKSAVKEIDPITVQVVLGALENVAVEMGHKLARMSYSSIIRESEDFGCALVDIYGNQLCESSHSTPLQSGPIPGYVKGIREIMEERDDNFSPGDIIMHNSPYHGASHGPDIGICIPVFYQEELIGFSVTTAHHLDIGASTPGSCGIVDAVDAYAEGLQFKAIKVYEKGKKNRYVWDLLMDNIRAPKMVVGDIEAQIAAAKIGATRYIELLDKFGVDTIYAASNELMNYSEKMMREAITKLPDGEYKAEGFLDGYLDSADSYKKDLKICVTVKVSGSELTVDLTGTSPQVKDRPINMPLVGTVDIAVYLTLRSILLDSTTYGDFSQNSGLSRPIHIIAPKGTLCNPVFPAPTIARFTSGNMIADTLMKALAQVVPDQVSAGIGNLQVVAFSGLANEENYWVYMDIMEGSYGGRYGKDGMDAVDTLYANTRNNPIEDIETHYPLRVNRYELRDTGCAPGKWRGGIGSIREITFLEDGSFSVEADGHKFAPWGFKGGENGTVGELSIREQTGDTIKLPSKLPNRPAKAGSTIQLVGPCGGGYGNPLERDPEKVLADFLDGYISAETALEVYKVFITETNTIDYEKTNEWRRRKAE, encoded by the coding sequence ATGATGCTAGATACGAAATCAGCGGTAAAAGAAATTGATCCGATTACAGTACAGGTTGTGCTTGGAGCTTTAGAAAACGTTGCAGTAGAAATGGGCCATAAGCTTGCGCGCATGTCTTATTCCAGTATTATCAGAGAATCAGAGGATTTTGGCTGTGCTTTAGTAGATATTTATGGCAATCAATTATGTGAATCGTCCCATAGTACACCTCTTCAATCTGGACCGATTCCAGGCTATGTAAAAGGAATTCGGGAGATTATGGAAGAAAGGGATGATAACTTTTCCCCTGGTGATATCATTATGCATAATTCTCCTTATCACGGAGCGTCTCATGGACCAGATATTGGTATTTGTATTCCTGTTTTTTATCAAGAAGAGTTGATTGGTTTTTCGGTTACGACAGCCCATCACTTAGATATAGGTGCTTCCACTCCAGGCAGCTGTGGAATTGTTGATGCTGTAGATGCCTATGCAGAGGGGCTCCAGTTTAAAGCCATCAAAGTCTATGAGAAAGGAAAAAAGAACCGGTATGTTTGGGATTTATTAATGGATAACATTCGGGCACCAAAGATGGTAGTAGGGGATATAGAGGCTCAGATAGCAGCTGCTAAAATTGGAGCAACCAGATATATAGAGCTGTTGGATAAATTTGGAGTAGACACTATTTATGCTGCGAGCAATGAATTGATGAATTACTCAGAGAAAATGATGCGAGAGGCCATTACAAAATTGCCGGATGGTGAATACAAGGCAGAAGGATTTTTAGATGGTTATCTGGATAGTGCTGATTCATATAAAAAAGATTTAAAAATTTGTGTGACAGTAAAGGTTAGCGGAAGCGAATTAACGGTTGATTTGACAGGTACATCACCTCAAGTCAAGGATCGCCCTATTAATATGCCATTAGTTGGAACTGTAGATATCGCTGTTTATTTAACATTAAGATCGATTTTATTAGATTCCACAACTTACGGTGATTTTTCGCAAAATTCTGGATTATCTAGGCCGATTCACATAATCGCTCCAAAAGGTACGTTGTGTAATCCAGTTTTTCCAGCTCCAACCATTGCTCGATTTACTTCTGGCAACATGATTGCAGATACTTTAATGAAAGCACTAGCTCAAGTTGTTCCAGATCAGGTTAGTGCTGGTATCGGCAACCTGCAAGTAGTGGCTTTTAGTGGGTTAGCTAACGAAGAAAATTATTGGGTTTACATGGACATTATGGAGGGCAGCTATGGCGGCCGTTATGGAAAAGATGGAATGGACGCTGTTGATACATTATATGCCAATACGAGAAATAATCCTATTGAGGATATTGAGACACATTATCCATTAAGAGTGAATCGATATGAATTAAGAGACACTGGATGTGCACCAGGGAAATGGCGAGGTGGAATTGGATCTATCCGTGAAATTACCTTCCTAGAAGATGGGAGCTTCTCTGTTGAAGCAGACGGACATAAATTTGCTCCATGGGGGTTTAAAGGTGGAGAGAATGGAACTGTTGGGGAATTATCCATCAGAGAGCAAACAGGCGACACAATTAAGCTGCCTTCAAAACTGCCGAATCGTCCTGCTAAGGCTGGAAGTACTATTCAATTAGTTGGCCCATGTGGAGGTGGATATGGCAACCCATTAGAAAGAGATCCGGAAAAAGTATTAGCTGATTTTCTGGACGGATATATTTCAGCTGAGACTGCTCTAGAGGTATATAAAGTCTTCATCACAGAAACAAATACAATCGATTATGAAAAGACAAATGAGTGGAGAAGAAGAAAAGCAGAATAA
- a CDS encoding hydantoinase/oxoprolinase family protein has translation MKLFGVDVGGTFTDVIFNDTDKQTTVIHKVPTTLDDPSTGVVQGILELCERYLIDKTEIDHVFHGTTIATNAVLEYDGAKTGMITTKGYRDIVHIGRHQRPQNYSIMQEIPWQDKPLVQRRHRIAVAERMGPKKNEVIIPLREEEVRESVRILKEMGVDSIIVNFLFSYINPQHEDRVKEIIEEEYPEAFITISSEVSPQFREFERFTTASINGFIGPKVKHYIQNLELRLKESGIPAELHIMCSNGGVATPHTVAEKPVNTLLSGPAAGILGGVWSGQVTKRNKIITFDVGGTSADIGIIKDNTYSESSARDTWIAGYPVMVPMIDIHTIGAGGGSIAYLDEGRAFKVGPKSAGSRPGPACYGHGGMKPTVSDANVVLGRIDEENFLGGEMQIHKNAAYQVIDELADSLHLSRERTAEGILQIMNNNMANAIREKTVQKGEDPREFSLVAFGGAGPLHAVDVAKILNIPEVIVPLYPGINSATGLLTTDLKYDVIKTEFMLSSDLDFATLHQDFYELEEELTRRLLEDGIAEDQITILRSVDCRYIGQGYELRVDFPTGLVDKQSVELVWEEFHKNHESEYGHSFYENPIEIVNIRVTGLGSMPKIKKQKVNHPYLLEEALLKTGETIFNINGTLEKVVTKFYQREQIPVGVKFQGPCIVLQKDTTTVIPPNCTAFIEEFGNMIIKVGV, from the coding sequence GTGAAGCTATTTGGAGTAGATGTAGGCGGAACGTTTACAGATGTCATTTTTAACGATACGGATAAACAAACAACTGTGATTCATAAAGTGCCAACTACGTTGGATGATCCATCCACAGGAGTAGTTCAAGGGATACTTGAGCTATGTGAACGTTATTTAATTGATAAAACTGAAATTGATCATGTTTTTCACGGGACGACCATCGCAACTAATGCTGTATTGGAATACGATGGAGCCAAAACAGGGATGATTACGACGAAAGGATACAGAGATATTGTTCATATAGGCAGACACCAACGACCTCAAAATTATTCCATTATGCAAGAAATTCCATGGCAGGATAAACCTTTAGTTCAACGACGACATAGAATTGCTGTTGCCGAAAGAATGGGGCCAAAGAAGAACGAAGTCATTATTCCTTTACGAGAAGAGGAAGTGCGGGAATCTGTTCGTATTTTAAAGGAGATGGGAGTAGATTCGATTATTGTTAATTTTCTATTTTCCTATATTAATCCACAACATGAAGATAGAGTAAAAGAAATAATTGAAGAGGAATATCCAGAAGCATTTATCACAATTTCTTCTGAGGTGTCCCCCCAATTCCGTGAATTCGAGCGATTTACAACTGCTTCTATAAATGGCTTTATTGGTCCAAAAGTGAAACATTATATTCAGAATTTAGAATTACGATTAAAGGAATCTGGAATACCAGCGGAACTACATATTATGTGTTCGAATGGAGGAGTCGCTACCCCTCATACTGTTGCTGAAAAACCTGTTAATACCTTATTATCTGGTCCTGCTGCTGGGATTTTAGGTGGAGTATGGTCAGGTCAGGTAACAAAGAGAAATAAAATTATTACCTTTGATGTAGGGGGAACAAGTGCTGATATAGGGATTATTAAAGATAATACGTATAGTGAATCCTCTGCGAGAGATACGTGGATTGCAGGGTACCCTGTAATGGTGCCAATGATTGATATTCACACGATTGGAGCAGGAGGAGGAAGTATTGCTTACCTTGATGAAGGGAGAGCTTTTAAAGTAGGACCAAAGAGTGCAGGCTCTCGCCCAGGTCCTGCGTGTTATGGTCATGGTGGAATGAAGCCGACAGTTAGTGATGCCAATGTGGTTCTTGGGAGAATTGATGAAGAGAACTTCCTGGGAGGCGAGATGCAAATCCATAAAAACGCTGCCTATCAAGTTATTGATGAGTTAGCAGATAGTCTTCATTTAAGCAGGGAACGGACAGCAGAGGGAATATTGCAAATCATGAATAATAATATGGCAAATGCTATCCGCGAAAAGACTGTTCAAAAAGGGGAAGACCCAAGAGAATTTTCTTTAGTTGCCTTTGGCGGAGCTGGACCACTACATGCCGTGGATGTAGCAAAAATTTTAAATATTCCAGAAGTAATAGTTCCACTATATCCAGGAATAAACTCTGCAACTGGTTTATTAACAACGGATTTAAAATACGACGTTATTAAAACAGAGTTCATGCTTAGTTCCGATCTTGATTTCGCGACGCTTCATCAAGATTTTTATGAACTTGAAGAAGAATTAACTAGAAGATTACTAGAAGATGGTATTGCTGAAGATCAAATTACTATTTTGCGAAGTGTTGACTGTCGTTATATTGGTCAAGGATATGAACTTAGAGTAGACTTCCCAACTGGTTTGGTTGATAAACAATCCGTTGAACTAGTTTGGGAGGAGTTCCATAAAAATCATGAATCCGAATATGGTCATAGCTTCTATGAGAATCCGATTGAAATAGTGAATATTCGTGTGACTGGCCTAGGCTCCATGCCAAAAATAAAAAAACAAAAAGTCAATCATCCTTACTTATTAGAAGAGGCTCTTTTAAAAACAGGAGAAACTATTTTTAATATCAATGGAACATTAGAAAAAGTAGTAACAAAATTTTATCAAAGAGAACAAATTCCTGTGGGAGTAAAATTTCAAGGACCTTGTATTGTATTGCAAAAAGATACAACAACAGTTATTCCTCCTAATTGCACAGCGTTTATAGAGGAATTTGGAAATATGATTATTAAGGTAGGTGTGTGA
- a CDS encoding sigma-54 interaction domain-containing protein, with protein sequence MMEQKILDYFPLGIILTNDIGTVLYRNELAWKMTKKVIDNIIGINILDVITNSSINKCIKNGQSVISSMKLNDTDAAIIYETSLPRMGDSPIGLTFMLHESLIEHLAFHTKRIGGLKQEFDLIMSLVGELITISDANGIIMRVNEACERIMGVKEREFVGKPIEQMEKEKIIDNSSTKRVIKEGRNVTVVQTTKSGKRLLVKGYPIFNEKGELEKVINISKDITETEELLTKLNETKELLKEYQTELHSKSHEKDEVIIKSPLMKKTYDLIEWIAEVDSPVLFRGESGVGKEFFANILHQKSSRRGGPFVKVNLGSIPEEMIETELFGSRGSFIKSGAIVTAQNGVLFLDEMEKLPVHLQVKLLQVFQEKKMNNPVNEGEILINVRVICSTTQDLEKLMEENLFRSDLYYWLNVAPIYIPSLRERSEEIPFLAHHFLTVFNEIYNRNKRFNQSIFQIFMEYPWTGNVRELQNTIERLVVTISAEELTEKHLSYTMLKKAIRKNGENQSLKEMVETFEKHIIEEAIENSRTLKDASIKLGIDASTLSRKIKKLGIDIAKMQ encoded by the coding sequence ATGATGGAACAAAAAATCCTTGATTATTTTCCTCTGGGGATTATCCTTACAAATGATATTGGTACAGTGTTATATAGAAATGAATTAGCATGGAAGATGACCAAAAAGGTAATCGACAATATAATTGGTATAAATATTTTGGATGTAATTACTAATAGTTCCATTAATAAATGTATAAAAAATGGTCAATCTGTGATTTCCTCGATGAAGCTAAATGACACAGATGCAGCAATCATATACGAAACGTCTCTTCCAAGAATGGGAGATTCTCCAATAGGTTTAACTTTCATGTTGCATGAGAGTTTGATTGAGCATCTTGCCTTTCATACGAAACGTATTGGCGGACTAAAGCAGGAATTTGATTTGATTATGAGTCTGGTTGGTGAGCTTATTACTATTTCTGACGCAAATGGAATAATAATGAGGGTTAATGAAGCTTGTGAGCGGATAATGGGAGTTAAAGAGAGGGAATTTGTAGGGAAGCCAATTGAACAAATGGAAAAAGAAAAAATAATTGATAACTCTTCAACAAAACGAGTAATAAAAGAGGGCAGAAATGTTACGGTTGTACAAACAACTAAATCAGGCAAACGGTTATTAGTTAAAGGATATCCGATTTTTAACGAAAAGGGAGAATTAGAGAAAGTAATTAATATATCAAAGGATATTACAGAAACAGAGGAATTATTAACAAAACTTAATGAAACAAAGGAATTACTAAAGGAATATCAAACAGAACTCCACAGCAAAAGTCATGAAAAGGATGAAGTGATTATTAAATCTCCTCTGATGAAAAAAACATATGATTTAATAGAATGGATTGCAGAAGTAGATTCACCTGTATTGTTTCGTGGAGAATCTGGTGTTGGAAAAGAGTTCTTTGCGAACATTCTACACCAAAAAAGTAGTAGAAGAGGCGGTCCTTTTGTAAAAGTAAATCTTGGCTCTATTCCAGAAGAAATGATTGAAACGGAACTTTTTGGGAGCCGCGGTTCTTTCATTAAATCTGGTGCGATTGTTACTGCTCAAAATGGGGTTTTATTTTTAGATGAAATGGAAAAGCTGCCTGTGCATTTACAAGTGAAATTGCTACAGGTTTTCCAAGAAAAGAAAATGAATAATCCAGTAAATGAAGGAGAAATACTTATAAATGTCCGGGTAATTTGTTCAACTACTCAAGATTTAGAAAAGCTGATGGAAGAGAATCTCTTTCGTAGTGACCTTTATTATTGGCTGAATGTAGCACCTATTTATATTCCGAGTTTAAGAGAAAGAAGCGAAGAAATTCCCTTTTTGGCACATCATTTTTTAACTGTTTTTAATGAGATATATAATCGAAATAAAAGGTTTAATCAATCTATTTTTCAGATTTTCATGGAATATCCTTGGACAGGTAATGTTAGAGAACTACAAAATACAATTGAACGACTAGTAGTGACTATCTCTGCTGAAGAGCTTACGGAAAAACATTTATCATATACAATGTTAAAGAAGGCCATTCGGAAAAATGGAGAAAATCAGTCATTGAAAGAAATGGTAGAAACCTTTGAAAAGCATATAATCGAAGAAGCTATTGAAAATAGCAGAACCCTAAAGGATGCAAGTATCAAATTGGGAATAGATGCTTCTACCCTTTCAAGAAAAATCAAGAAATTAGGAATAGATATTGCAAAAATGCAATAA
- a CDS encoding YhgE/Pip domain-containing protein, whose translation MKNVFVIYRNDWVRIFKAPVAALLIVALMVLPSLYAWFNLAASWDPYSNTSGIKIAVTSEDDGATIRDSSVNIGDEIVASLKENDKLGWEFVSKEKAKAGVTKGDYYASLYIPHDFSAKIATILEDKQVKPEIDYSVNEKLNAIAPKMTSTGASTIVQQVKENFIHTVSESVLSVFNDAGIKLEEELPTIRNIEEKIFALEKEVPKINELGEKVVTLESKLPEINKQAQKILTLEEAFPDINEASKNILLLEAKLPELEKVGEGILLLQEKAPEIQKLADGVEELEAHFSDISEMVTSALSNVENMQSFLETASGSLGKIEQGINNGKQIADVLPGFIDANGQALDAVGPVYKQNLLLYQKTADAVHQLAALVQTGNLTEEEIKTNTVALQTQVQTSIDSLTRSIALFSTLNSATPNGEEALLTEIKDLQELKTNFQQEKERLQTIQAADQEKANTLSALSQEAIELSTTLINRYDKQTKPAINRALEGIKDSTQHAMNDLESAQENIPKLEEIIKNTDESLTFAQEELTKLHSDLPTIEKKIHEATNLIQENLDKVLAGINDAAEFYRTSFPSIKEKIHAAAGFVRNDLPAAEQDITKVAAFIKNDLPRVEDAVHKAADMVQNELPKLEETLTKTADSIRTFEGEYDLGEIISLLKNDIEQESDFISDPIVLNENSLFPIPNYGSANSPFYTTLSLWVGALLLISLLRVDVRDPEGIYTPNQIYFGRWLTFITIGLCQSLIVTLGDMFILKAYVADPVAFVLFGMFISLVFMTIVYTLVSVFGNLGKGLAIIFLVLQLSGSGGTFPIQVAPPFFQTINPFLPFTHAINLLRETVGGMVKETVIYSISMLLVFSAIAFIVALFLKKPLANGTKKMTEKAKASEIIH comes from the coding sequence TTGAAGAATGTATTTGTTATTTACCGAAATGATTGGGTTCGAATTTTTAAGGCGCCTGTGGCTGCACTTTTAATTGTAGCCTTAATGGTGCTGCCATCTCTTTATGCATGGTTTAATTTGGCGGCTTCGTGGGATCCATATTCCAACACGAGTGGAATAAAAATTGCTGTAACAAGTGAAGATGATGGTGCAACTATTCGTGATTCCTCCGTCAATATTGGCGATGAAATTGTTGCAAGCTTAAAGGAAAATGATAAGCTTGGCTGGGAATTTGTAAGTAAAGAAAAAGCGAAGGCAGGTGTTACGAAAGGAGATTATTATGCAAGCCTGTACATACCGCATGATTTTTCTGCCAAAATTGCGACTATTTTAGAGGACAAACAAGTAAAGCCAGAGATTGACTATAGTGTGAACGAAAAGCTAAATGCAATAGCACCAAAGATGACTTCTACTGGCGCATCTACGATTGTGCAACAAGTGAAAGAAAACTTTATTCATACGGTAAGTGAATCTGTGTTGAGTGTATTTAATGACGCTGGGATTAAGCTGGAAGAAGAATTACCGACGATTAGAAATATAGAAGAGAAAATTTTCGCATTAGAAAAAGAAGTTCCTAAAATAAATGAATTAGGAGAAAAAGTAGTAACACTTGAAAGTAAATTGCCTGAAATCAATAAACAAGCGCAAAAAATCTTAACATTAGAAGAGGCTTTTCCTGACATTAATGAAGCCAGTAAAAATATCCTTTTATTAGAGGCGAAGCTTCCGGAACTGGAAAAGGTAGGTGAAGGCATTCTTCTCTTACAGGAAAAGGCGCCAGAGATTCAAAAGCTAGCGGATGGTGTTGAGGAGCTAGAAGCTCATTTTTCTGACATTAGTGAAATGGTAACAAGCGCCTTATCTAATGTAGAAAATATGCAATCATTTCTTGAAACAGCAAGTGGATCATTAGGCAAAATAGAACAAGGAATAAATAACGGGAAGCAAATTGCAGATGTATTGCCAGGGTTTATCGATGCAAATGGGCAAGCGCTCGATGCTGTTGGTCCTGTATATAAGCAAAATTTGCTTCTATATCAAAAAACAGCTGATGCCGTTCATCAATTGGCTGCATTAGTTCAAACAGGAAATCTTACTGAAGAAGAAATAAAGACAAATACTGTGGCATTGCAAACACAAGTGCAGACAAGTATCGATAGTTTAACACGTTCGATTGCATTATTTTCTACTTTAAACAGTGCAACTCCAAATGGAGAAGAGGCTCTTTTAACTGAAATAAAAGATTTGCAGGAATTAAAAACGAATTTTCAGCAAGAAAAAGAGAGGCTTCAAACGATTCAGGCAGCGGATCAGGAAAAAGCAAACACTTTATCGGCATTGTCACAAGAAGCGATTGAACTTAGTACTACTCTAATAAATCGCTATGATAAGCAAACAAAACCAGCAATTAATCGTGCTTTAGAGGGGATAAAAGATTCTACTCAACATGCAATGAATGATTTAGAAAGTGCACAAGAAAATATACCAAAGCTAGAAGAAATAATAAAAAATACAGATGAGTCACTTACCTTTGCTCAGGAAGAATTAACAAAGCTTCACTCTGATTTACCTACAATAGAAAAAAAGATTCATGAAGCGACAAACCTTATACAGGAAAATTTAGATAAAGTTTTAGCAGGCATTAATGACGCCGCAGAATTTTATCGAACTTCTTTTCCGAGTATAAAAGAGAAGATTCATGCAGCAGCAGGCTTTGTTCGTAATGATCTTCCAGCAGCTGAACAAGATATTACTAAAGTAGCTGCATTTATTAAAAATGATTTACCTAGAGTGGAGGATGCTGTTCATAAAGCCGCAGATATGGTACAAAATGAATTACCAAAATTAGAAGAGACATTGACAAAAACAGCAGATTCTATTCGGACTTTTGAAGGCGAATATGATTTAGGCGAGATTATTTCTTTGTTGAAAAATGATATAGAGCAAGAAAGTGATTTTATATCAGATCCTATTGTATTAAATGAAAATTCCTTATTTCCCATTCCTAATTATGGGTCAGCAAATTCGCCTTTTTATACAACCTTAAGTTTATGGGTTGGTGCCTTACTGCTCATTTCCTTATTACGAGTGGATGTACGAGATCCAGAAGGAATCTATACACCTAACCAAATATACTTTGGCAGATGGCTTACCTTTATCACAATTGGATTATGTCAGAGTCTGATTGTTACACTAGGAGATATGTTTATCTTAAAAGCATATGTAGCAGATCCAGTTGCTTTTGTGTTATTTGGTATGTTTATCAGCTTAGTATTTATGACCATTGTTTATACATTGGTTTCTGTTTTTGGCAATCTTGGCAAGGGATTAGCGATTATTTTTCTTGTATTGCAGTTATCTGGTTCTGGTGGTACTTTTCCTATTCAAGTTGCACCACCTTTTTTTCAGACTATTAATCCCTTCCTACCATTTACACATGCCATCAATCTGTTAAGAGAAACAGTAGGTGGGATGGTGAAGGAAACAGTAATATATTCAATTAGTATGCTTCTGGTTTTTAGTGCGATTGCTTTCATCGTTGCCCTATTTTTAAAAAAGCCATTGGCCAATGGGACAAAAAAAATGACAGAAAAGGCAAAGGCAAGCGAGATTATTCATTAA
- a CDS encoding P-loop NTPase family protein has translation MEILIFSQNSTYKELIDKMDNLHAHMGNIEYPNKEIIDAILLDGDSFDINNMGLLREKYPSIPMYFKPSQIKSEQFTKTITRLCAAFKVTLINEYSTELQVVEYCINNLTNKDDYLSKRIIGFFGTHNGAGVSSTTLNVARALSQKVKEKVLVFSLNSWDPADYFYLYKGQYLNDLKVDLNVKSLSINRLSEAIYHHESFYHLAGNRDIKMQRFYKPYEIEHLIQTAQQLFDVILIDAGTHFDTAPAAQAYLSSNMKFLVTNQEEKGYRGYYPYLFQQIIEPSGGKNEDFMLVINKFQPANALISEKKLEEELKYNNRR, from the coding sequence ATGGAAATCTTAATCTTTAGTCAAAACTCTACGTACAAAGAATTAATTGACAAAATGGACAATCTCCATGCTCATATGGGCAACATTGAATATCCTAATAAAGAAATAATCGATGCTATCTTATTAGATGGTGATTCATTTGATATCAATAACATGGGATTACTTAGAGAAAAATATCCCTCTATTCCCATGTATTTTAAGCCTAGTCAAATTAAGAGTGAACAATTCACTAAGACAATTACAAGACTATGTGCAGCATTTAAAGTAACTCTTATTAATGAATACTCTACAGAACTTCAAGTTGTAGAATATTGTATCAATAATCTTACAAACAAAGATGATTATTTATCTAAAAGAATTATTGGCTTTTTCGGAACTCATAATGGTGCTGGCGTTTCTTCTACCACTTTAAATGTAGCTAGAGCATTATCCCAAAAGGTTAAAGAGAAGGTTTTAGTATTTAGTTTAAATAGTTGGGATCCAGCTGACTATTTCTATTTATACAAAGGGCAATATTTGAATGATTTAAAAGTCGATCTCAATGTTAAAAGTTTATCAATAAATAGGTTATCCGAAGCCATTTATCACCATGAATCTTTTTATCATTTAGCTGGGAACCGCGATATTAAAATGCAACGTTTTTATAAGCCTTATGAAATTGAACATTTGATCCAAACTGCCCAACAATTATTTGATGTAATTTTAATCGATGCAGGTACTCATTTTGATACTGCACCTGCAGCACAAGCTTATTTGAGTAGTAATATGAAATTTCTTGTTACTAATCAAGAAGAGAAAGGATATAGAGGTTATTACCCTTATCTATTTCAACAAATAATAGAGCCTTCCGGTGGGAAAAATGAAGACTTTATGCTTGTAATAAATAAATTCCAGCCAGCAAACGCCTTAATAAGTGAGAAAAAACTTGAAGAAGAATTAAAATATAATAACAGAAGATAG
- a CDS encoding SAF domain-containing protein, whose product MNFFKKPSIKIISGILVGISAIGLTLFYDQFLRVRIDSTEVVVIKPSADILRNEPITEDKLLIERRPKQTLINDVILPSEVDEIIGLDANQVIQGNSLLTKTMIDYDDLLPNEEEGEAIRPITKEMIYAMPGSLRRKDTVNIYLIYNDGTTNLNKNGPSTTSSEDSEEQIENITNSMKSEPFLKSIKVVYVKDSSNKEVISSSENNNEDKRLNATSSISDLEIILNEEDFKKLMNEVLGKGARVYITYQ is encoded by the coding sequence ATGAATTTCTTTAAAAAACCTTCCATCAAAATTATCAGCGGTATATTGGTCGGTATTTCTGCTATTGGACTAACCTTATTTTATGACCAATTTTTACGTGTGAGAATCGATTCAACAGAGGTAGTAGTAATTAAACCCTCTGCTGACATATTAAGAAACGAACCTATTACGGAAGATAAACTCCTTATTGAACGTCGACCGAAACAAACATTAATAAATGATGTAATCTTACCTTCAGAAGTAGATGAAATTATTGGATTAGACGCTAATCAAGTCATCCAGGGGAATTCGCTTCTTACAAAAACGATGATAGATTATGATGATCTATTACCCAATGAAGAAGAGGGGGAAGCTATTCGCCCTATAACCAAAGAAATGATATATGCAATGCCAGGTTCTTTAAGAAGAAAAGACACCGTTAATATCTATTTAATTTATAACGATGGTACAACCAATTTAAATAAAAATGGTCCCTCTACTACGAGCTCAGAGGATTCTGAAGAGCAAATAGAAAATATCACTAATTCCATGAAAAGTGAACCATTTTTAAAATCAATAAAGGTTGTTTATGTAAAAGATTCAAGCAATAAAGAAGTTATTTCCTCTTCAGAGAACAACAACGAGGATAAACGACTTAATGCCACTTCAAGCATAAGTGATTTGGAAATTATCTTGAATGAAGAAGACTTTAAAAAGCTGATGAACGAAGTACTCGGTAAAGGAGCAAGAGTATATATTACTTATCAATAG